TCAAGCGCGGTTACATTGAGGTCGCGCGGAAGATGGGCCTCAATCATAACCGCATAGCCGTAGTGGGAGACCAGATATTCACCGACGTTTTGGGCGGCAATAACGTGGGCATGTACACTATAATGATAACCTCGAAAAGCAGGACGTGGAACAAGCTGCTTGCAATGAGAAGGATGCTTGAAATGCCCTTCATCAAGCAGTACGAAAGAAAAAGAAATAAAATGAAAAGAATGAAGCCAAAGACCGGCGTTTAAAACACGCGCGGTCTTTTTGCGGTCTAAAAAAACAAAAGTATATTTATGGCGGTGGGAGCATGAAGAAAAAATTACTCGTTTTATTTGGCGCGAACATGGACCTTATGGGAAAGTCTCAGACAAATATATACGGCGACGCGTCTCTTGAAGAGCTTATAAAGAAAATGGAGGAGTACGCACAGGAGCGCGGATTTGAGATCACTGCGTTTCATTCGAATATAGAGGGCGAGCTTGTCGATAAGATACACGCAGCAAGAGGCTGCTGCGAAGGGATAATAATAAACGCAGGCTCGTATTCCGTTTATTCATATGCGATACGCGACGCGCTGTATGCGTCTATGGTGCCTTGCATTGAGACAAACCAGACCAATATATACGCGCGCGAGGAATTCAGGGGCCGCTCGGTGCTTTCCGACGTATGCGTAGGAGAGATCACGGGCTTTGGGCAGGCGGTGTACCTTATGGCGATAGACGGCATGGCGCATCTTCTGAAAGGAGTATAAGATATGGATACGCTTAAAAGGCTTCAGGAGAAAATGAGACGCTTCGGCATGCCTGCGGCGCTCATACTTTCGGATGAGCAGCGCTTTTATCTTTCGGGCTTTAAAAGCAGCGCGGGATTTATGCTCGTTTTCCAAAACGACGCGTATCTTTTCGTGGATTCGCGCTATTATGAGGCGGCGAAGCTTTGCGCCGCGTCTCTTTCCTATGAGGTAAGACTGTTTCGCGGAAAAATCACGTCGTACATAACGGCGCTGATGAAGGACAAAAATATATCCGTGCTCTATTTTGAGGACGACCTCATATCGTTTGCCGATTTCCGAGCGCTTCATATGGCGCTTGAAAAGATAGAGCTTAAGCAGATGGGCGCTTTTATATCCGATCTTCGCATGATAAAGACTGTGCGCGAGCTTGAAAACATACGCCGAGCCCAAAAGGAAAGCGAGGATGCGCTCATGCGCGTCATGGGGCGCATTGGCGAAGGCATGACGGAGAGGGAGATCGCGCTTATGCTTGAATGGGAAATTAGGACGCGCGGCATGGACGCGTCGTTCGATTTTATCGTGGCAAGCGGCCAAAACTCCTCTAAGCCTCATGCGGTACCTACCGACAGAAGGCTTAAACGCGGAGATTTCCTTACGATAGACTTCGGAGCAAAATACAAAGGCTACTGCGCCGATATGACGCGCACTTTTTCGATAGGCAGCCCATCCGACGAGATGCGCAGCGTATACGAGACGGTAAGAGAAGCCAAAAATGCGGCAGAGCGCATAATACGCGCAGGCCTTAAAGGAAGCGAGATAGACCGCGCGGCGCGCGCGATCATAGAGGAAGCGGGATACGGCGCCGCTTTCGGCCACAGCCTCGGCCACGGAGTAGGCGTGGTCGTACATGAGCAGCCCAATTTTGCACCCATGTACGAGCGCGAGATCCCCGGGGGCGCCGTTGTATCGGTAGAGCCGGGCATATATCTTGAGGGCAGATTCGGCGTGAGGATCGAGGATCTTGTCTTCGTTGACGAGGACGCCGCCGTAAGCCTTAATTCGATGACGACCGAGCTTATAGAGCTTTAACCCTAAAAATGTGGTAAAAAAGGCTTGAAATAAGTGCAATAATAATTTAAAATATAATCGTATAAGTATGAATGATTGCCTTCATGAAATCTACCGCACCATGAAGGTGTAAAAATTTGATTCACCGCAGTGCGGCGGATATGGGAGAGAAAATATATGATATCAGCAGGCGATTTCAGAAACGGCATGACATTTGAAATGGACGGGAACGTATATCAGGTAGTGGAGTTCCAGCACGTTAAGCCGGGCAAGGGAGCGGCTTTCGTAAGAACGAAGATAAAGAACGTTATCACCGGCGGCGTTGTTGAAAAGAGCTTCAGCCCCACCGAAAAATTTGAACAGGCGTTCGTTGAAAGACGCGATGTAGAATATCTTTATACTGACGGCGAGCTTTATCATTTCATGGACTGTGAGACGTACGAGCAGGTGCCTTTAGGCCCCGACACCGTAGGCGACAACCTCAAATTCGTAAAAGAGAACGTTGTCGTAAAGCTTTTAAGCTACAAGGGCAAGGTGTTCGCTCTTGAAGCGCCCAACTTCGTTGAGCTTGAGATAACCTTTACCGAGCCCGGCGTAAAGGGCGATACGGCAACGAATGTACTGAAGCCCGCTACCGTTGAGACGGGAGCAGAGGTTAGAGTTCCTCTGTTCATAAATGAAGGCGACAGAATACAGATAGATACGAGAACGGGCGAATACATGGGCCGCGCATAATTTTAGGCGTCTTTGCATACATATATACGTGTAACTGAAAGGGATATTGACATGGAAGAAAAATTAGATAAGCTTGTGAAGCTCATATCCGAAGTTAAGGATGAAAAAGCCAAAGAAGCGCTTGCAATAGTTCTGGATATATTAGCAGACGTCACCAATGAAATAGATGATATAAACGACGACCTTGACGCCATAGACGAAGCGTTCCAGCTTTTCGACGAGGATCTGGCTCAGGTAGAAGAGGCTGTGTTCGGCGAGCATGACCATGATCACGACCACCACCATCATCACCACGACCACGGCGCCGAATGCGGCTGCGAGGAGGAGCTTGAGGTCGCATGTCCGAACTGCGGCGTTCTTATTCCGCTTGAGTCCGCCGAGATCGAGCGCATCGAATGTCCCAACTGTAAAGTAATGATAGCCGTTGAATACGACGAAGAGGACATAGAGGAATAAAGAGTAAAAAGCCTGCGGGATCTTGACCCCGCGGGCTTTTAATATATTGGGTGAGAGAAAATGCGGCTTTTTATAGCAGTCAATTTTTCGGATGAGGTCAAAGATAAGCTTTATGAAACGGCGAAGCAGCTAAAAAAGCAAAGCGCAGGCGGCAGCTTTTCAAGAAGAGAAAACTACCACTTAACGCTTTGCTTCATAGGAGAAACAGACAGAGTATCCGATGTGAAACGCATCATGGACAAGCTTTCTTTTAACGCCTTTTCTTTGAAGCTTTGCGGGCTGGGACGCTTTTCATCGGGCGAAGGCGCAATATATTGGATCGGCGTGAAAGAAAACGGCGAGCTTTCGGATATTGCAAATAAGCTTTCACGCGGGCTTTTGTCGGCGGGGTTCAATATTGATAAGCGCCGCTTTAAGCCGCATATAACTTTGGGAAGGCGCGTCGTGATGCGCCGAGAATTCGATCTTGAAGCATTCGGAAGCTCTCTTTGGCCTATTTCAATGAACATATCGAGAATAAGCCTTATGAAATCGGAGCGCATAGAAGGCAGGCTTACATATACAGAGGTTTATGGCGTGTCATCCGATCGAAAAGACGCTTTTTAAAAGAAGCATAAGGCAGTATCCCACATTGAGCTTTTCCACGCTCTCGGCGGCGATTATCGGCACGTCGGCTATAACCTCGCCGTCCAGCGTATAGATAAGATTTCCTACCTTTTGCCCTTGGCTTATGGGCGCTTTTACGCTGTCCGGAAGTAAGGCGCGCCCTGTTATGCGCGGGGCGTCTTCTTTTAATACCAAAAATCCGGGTTCTTTTTCTAAAGAAAGCGTTAAAAGATCTGATTTTCCGTTCAAAACGGTCATGGGTTCGGGGTTCTCCTCCTTTTCTGCGGCTGTGAATTTCGTATATCGTTCAAAGCCGTAATCGAGGAGCCGCGCCGCATCCTTGAATCTGTCGTCGCCTGTGGGCGACGTCATTACAACGGCGATAAGGCTTACGCCGTCTCGCTCGGCAGTAGCGCTCATGGAAAAGAGAGACTTGCTCGTGGAACCTGTTTTAAGTCCGGTTATCCCTTCATATGATCTTAAAAGCTTGTTGGTGCTGGTCAATGTAAAAGCGCCGTCTCTTATGGAATCAAGCCGTATTTTAGTATAGTCGAATATCATTTTATGAGAGATAAGCTCTCTTGACATAACGGCGATATCGCGCGCCGACGTGTAATGGTCGTCATCGTCAAGCCCGTGTGCGTTTACAAAGTGGGTATTGTTCATGCCGAGTTCGTGCGCGCGCTCGTTCATGCGCCTTACAAAAGCGTCGTTTGAACCCGACACGAATTCTCCCATGGCATAGGCCGCATCATTGGCCGAGGCTATAACAATGGATTTTATCATATCGCGCACGCTTAAAGTTTCTCCCTCTTTTAAGTATATCTGAGAGCCGCCGAGCGAGGATGCTTCCGCTGAGGCGGAGACCGTATCATCGAGAGAAAACTCGCCGCGTTCGAGCGCTTCAACTATTAAAAGCAGCGTCATTATTTTTGTGACGCTGGCGGGGCCGTGACGTTCGTCTGCGTTGTGCTCGTAAAGCACATTGCCCGTTTCGGCGTCGATAAGTATTGCGCTTTGGGCAAGAAGCCCTCTGTCGTCAGAGGCAGGGGATGTTTTTTCTTCATTTGATCCGCTTGCGGCGGCCGGTACTGACGGCACGGCGCAGAACATGACAAAAATGAGGCATAAGAATGCTGCGATCAGTCGAGAATATTTCTTTTTCAAGGGAAATTACCTCCGATAAGGCTGTTTTGTATCATTTTTACGCGAAAACCGTTGCCAATATTCGTAATTGGTGTACAATTTAAGTGCATATATGAGTTTTTATTAAAATAGTATAGCAGTTTCCCAAACGAAAAAACACCCTTTTTACCTTTTGATAGAAAACGAAGGAGGAAAATATGACAACGCGGCGGCCTTTGTTTCTTTTTGCGCTATCATTGGCTCTGTCTGTGGCGGTCCTGCAATTTGCGCCCGCTTATATTTCGCTTGCTGTGTGCGCAGTATGTGCCGCCGTTTCTGTTGTTATAATACTGTTCTTTAAAAGAAATATTATAAGCCGTCCATATTTTATCGTTTTGTTTGCAGTATTCTTTGCCGGAGGGCTTTTATTTGTCTGGACGCACTGCTATATTGAGCCGGTATATTATTTTGCAGACAAACCGTCGCACATTGTGGGTTATATAAGCGACCTTGAATCAAAAACAAACCACGGATACAAATATACTTTAAGATGCGAGAGTATAGAAAGCAAAGGAGTATCGTATGCGCGGCCGTTTGATATCGCGCTTTATACCGACGCTCCCATTTCGGCAAGGCCCTATGAGCGCATAGAGATAACCGCCGTAACTTCGCTTCCCGAAGAGGCAGACAAAGACGGTGATTTTGACAGCCGAGCCTTTCTTCGCTCAAAAGGCATATATCTTGAAGCAACACTTAAATCCGACCTGCTTATGAAAAGGACCGACGAGGTATGCGGCAATTTGTTCATGCGCACGGCGCTGGGCCTTAAAAGATATGTTTCTGACGCGATGCTCCTTGGCAAAGTTATGTCAAATGACAGTGCGGCGCTTGTAAGCGCAGTGACGATGAATTACAAGGGGAGACTTACGCCACACCAAAAGGAAGTATTTGCATCCGTCGGCCTTTCGCATATGCTTGCCGCTTCGGGCATGCACTTATCAATACTCGTATTCTCGGTTTTGCTTCTCTTTCGCATGATGGGGCTTAGGCGCAGATATGCGCTGTGCGCCGCGCTTTTTGTCGTTGTCGGATTTGCGGCTTTAGCCGGCTTTTCCGTATCTGTGGTGCGTTCAGGCGCGATGTTTTTCGTTATGGCAGGCGCCTCTATTTTTGGCAAAAGCTACGATCCGTATACGGCGCTTGGATGCGCCGCTGTATGTATCCTTTTTCAAAACCCCTTTGCCATAGGCGATGCGGGCTTTATTTTAAGCGCCGTATCGACGTTGGGCATACTGCTGTTTTCGCAAAAACTGATGCGTGTTCTTACAATAAAAAGAAAAGGCGTGATTTTTAAGGTTTTTAATTATTTTATAGGAATAATCTGTGTAACTCTTGCGGCGACGTCGCTTGCGGCGCCCTTTTCTATGTTTATTTTCGGAGGTTTGTCGCTTATTTCGCCGATTTCAAATCTGCTTGTTGCGCCTCTTTTGCCAGTTATATTTATTTTGTGTGCGCTTTCGGCGATTTTCGCCGCGACGCCTGCGACGCAGTTTTTTCAAATACTGCTTGAAGGGATATGCAGATAT
The window above is part of the Clostridia bacterium genome. Proteins encoded here:
- the thpR gene encoding RNA 2',3'-cyclic phosphodiesterase, yielding MRLFIAVNFSDEVKDKLYETAKQLKKQSAGGSFSRRENYHLTLCFIGETDRVSDVKRIMDKLSFNAFSLKLCGLGRFSSGEGAIYWIGVKENGELSDIANKLSRGLLSAGFNIDKRRFKPHITLGRRVVMRREFDLEAFGSSLWPISMNISRISLMKSERIEGRLTYTEVYGVSSDRKDAF
- a CDS encoding DNA internalization-related competence protein ComEC/Rec2, which produces MTTRRPLFLFALSLALSVAVLQFAPAYISLAVCAVCAAVSVVIILFFKRNIISRPYFIVLFAVFFAGGLLFVWTHCYIEPVYYFADKPSHIVGYISDLESKTNHGYKYTLRCESIESKGVSYARPFDIALYTDAPISARPYERIEITAVTSLPEEADKDGDFDSRAFLRSKGIYLEATLKSDLLMKRTDEVCGNLFMRTALGLKRYVSDAMLLGKVMSNDSAALVSAVTMNYKGRLTPHQKEVFASVGLSHMLAASGMHLSILVFSVLLLFRMMGLRRRYALCAALFVVVGFAALAGFSVSVVRSGAMFFVMAGASIFGKSYDPYTALGCAAVCILFQNPFAIGDAGFILSAVSTLGILLFSQKLMRVLTIKRKGVIFKVFNYFIGIICVTLAATSLAAPFSMFIFGGLSLISPISNLLVAPLLPVIFILCALSAIFAATPATQFFQILLEGICRYIIYAAESLSKLPYSYLVTKGDIYYVWIAFAAAVVMICIASKEKIRTGQAVCIILASLLFTGLFSGPSVPSALLDTGFRLSVLDVGQGQCVLLQSEGKTFVIDCGTSSYGCDAGQTATEYLKRNGINHIDALILSHYHDDHANGAKKLAAGIKTDMIIMPAWDDDDGMMESLTETAEELGISVCKVEHDSETAAGDLVMRIYADHMYNAAGETKKDYNANEKNLAVYVEYDKSSALIEGDMPGEDEGYIAEKNDLDTDVLIVAHHGSKYSSYADFLNMSTPNIAVISVGSDNSYSHPSDETLDRFKRLGAHVWRTDNDGTVVIDTVGDGMFTVYSAKK
- a CDS encoding aminopeptidase P family protein, with the translated sequence MDTLKRLQEKMRRFGMPAALILSDEQRFYLSGFKSSAGFMLVFQNDAYLFVDSRYYEAAKLCAASLSYEVRLFRGKITSYITALMKDKNISVLYFEDDLISFADFRALHMALEKIELKQMGAFISDLRMIKTVRELENIRRAQKESEDALMRVMGRIGEGMTEREIALMLEWEIRTRGMDASFDFIVASGQNSSKPHAVPTDRRLKRGDFLTIDFGAKYKGYCADMTRTFSIGSPSDEMRSVYETVREAKNAAERIIRAGLKGSEIDRAARAIIEEAGYGAAFGHSLGHGVGVVVHEQPNFAPMYEREIPGGAVVSVEPGIYLEGRFGVRIEDLVFVDEDAAVSLNSMTTELIEL
- the efp gene encoding elongation factor P produces the protein MISAGDFRNGMTFEMDGNVYQVVEFQHVKPGKGAAFVRTKIKNVITGGVVEKSFSPTEKFEQAFVERRDVEYLYTDGELYHFMDCETYEQVPLGPDTVGDNLKFVKENVVVKLLSYKGKVFALEAPNFVELEITFTEPGVKGDTATNVLKPATVETGAEVRVPLFINEGDRIQIDTRTGEYMGRA
- a CDS encoding 3-dehydroquinate dehydratase; the encoded protein is MKKKLLVLFGANMDLMGKSQTNIYGDASLEELIKKMEEYAQERGFEITAFHSNIEGELVDKIHAARGCCEGIIINAGSYSVYSYAIRDALYASMVPCIETNQTNIYAREEFRGRSVLSDVCVGEITGFGQAVYLMAIDGMAHLLKGV
- a CDS encoding D-alanyl-D-alanine carboxypeptidase: MKKKYSRLIAAFLCLIFVMFCAVPSVPAAASGSNEEKTSPASDDRGLLAQSAILIDAETGNVLYEHNADERHGPASVTKIMTLLLIVEALERGEFSLDDTVSASAEASSLGGSQIYLKEGETLSVRDMIKSIVIASANDAAYAMGEFVSGSNDAFVRRMNERAHELGMNNTHFVNAHGLDDDDHYTSARDIAVMSRELISHKMIFDYTKIRLDSIRDGAFTLTSTNKLLRSYEGITGLKTGSTSKSLFSMSATAERDGVSLIAVVMTSPTGDDRFKDAARLLDYGFERYTKFTAAEKEENPEPMTVLNGKSDLLTLSLEKEPGFLVLKEDAPRITGRALLPDSVKAPISQGQKVGNLIYTLDGEVIADVPIIAAESVEKLNVGYCLMLLLKSVFSIG